The following are encoded in a window of Alphaproteobacteria bacterium genomic DNA:
- the mce gene encoding methylmalonyl-CoA epimerase, producing MKLGRLNHVGVATPSIVASIAFYRDVMGAEVIREPFDLPAQGVKVCFVDTPNSQIELIEPLGPDSPIHGFLAKNPAGGQHHICYEVPDIHEAKAWFESKGAKVLGEPRIGAHGTPIFFLHPRDMGGVLTEIMESPKGEGH from the coding sequence ATGAAGCTCGGCCGCCTCAACCATGTCGGGGTCGCCACCCCCTCGATCGTCGCCTCGATCGCCTTCTATCGCGACGTGATGGGGGCGGAGGTGATCCGCGAGCCGTTCGACCTGCCCGCGCAGGGCGTGAAAGTCTGCTTCGTCGATACGCCCAACAGCCAGATCGAGCTGATCGAGCCGCTTGGGCCGGACTCGCCGATCCACGGCTTCCTTGCCAAGAACCCGGCGGGCGGGCAGCATCACATCTGCTACGAGGTGCCCGACATCCACGAGGCCAAGGCGTGGTTCGAAAGCAAGGGCGCCAAGGTTCTCGGCGAGCCGCGCATCGGCGCGCATGGGACTCCGATCTTCTTCCTCCACCCCAGGGACATGGGCGGCGTTCTGACCGAGATCATGGAGAGTCCGAAGGGTGAGGGCCATTGA
- a CDS encoding acyl-CoA carboxylase subunit beta, with protein MGTTIEELERRREQARLGGGEKRIAAQHAKGRLTARERLTVLLDPGSLEEYDMYVEHNCVDFGMEKQKIPGDGVVTGSGTINGRLVFVFAQDFTVFGGSLSERHAQKICKVMDMAMKVGAPVIGLNDSGGARIQEGVASLAGYAEVFQRNVLASGVIPQISLIMGPCAGGAVYSPAMTDFIFMVKDSSYMFVTGPDVVKTVTNEVVTQEELGGAVTHTTKSGVADVAFENDIDALLATRDFFDFLPLSNRHDLPERPCHDPWDRTDDSLDTLIPDSAAKPYDMHELIRKTVDDGDFFEIQPAHAANIITGFARVEGRTIGIVANQPVVLAGVLDIKSSKKAARFVRFCDAFDIPIITFVDVPGFLPGVAQEHEGIIKNGAKLLFAYAEATVPKITVITRKAYGGAYDVMASKHLRGDLNYAWPTAEIAVMGAKGAVEIIFRGKTPEEIAERTAEYEARFANPFVAASKGFIDEVIMPHSTRRRIALGLRKLRDKRLENPWKKHDNIPL; from the coding sequence ATGGGCACGACGATCGAAGAGCTGGAGCGGCGCCGCGAGCAGGCGCGCCTTGGGGGCGGCGAGAAGAGGATCGCGGCTCAGCACGCCAAGGGCCGCCTGACCGCGCGCGAGCGGCTGACCGTGCTGCTCGATCCTGGAAGCCTCGAAGAATATGACATGTACGTCGAGCATAATTGCGTCGACTTCGGCATGGAGAAGCAGAAGATCCCGGGCGACGGCGTGGTCACGGGGTCGGGCACGATAAACGGCCGGCTGGTGTTCGTCTTCGCCCAGGATTTTACCGTGTTCGGCGGCTCCCTGAGCGAGCGCCACGCGCAGAAGATATGCAAGGTCATGGACATGGCGATGAAGGTCGGCGCTCCGGTGATCGGCCTCAACGACAGCGGCGGCGCGCGAATCCAGGAGGGCGTCGCCAGCCTCGCCGGCTATGCCGAGGTGTTCCAGCGCAATGTGCTGGCTTCCGGCGTGATCCCGCAGATCAGCCTGATCATGGGCCCCTGCGCCGGTGGCGCGGTCTATTCGCCCGCGATGACCGACTTCATCTTCATGGTGAAGGATTCGAGCTATATGTTCGTCACCGGCCCGGACGTGGTGAAGACCGTCACCAACGAGGTGGTGACGCAGGAGGAGTTGGGCGGCGCGGTCACCCACACGACCAAGTCGGGCGTGGCCGACGTGGCGTTCGAGAACGACATCGACGCATTGCTCGCGACCCGCGACTTCTTCGATTTCCTGCCGCTCTCAAACCGCCACGATCTGCCCGAGCGGCCCTGCCACGACCCCTGGGACCGGACCGACGACAGCCTCGACACCTTGATCCCGGACAGCGCCGCCAAGCCCTACGACATGCACGAGCTGATCCGCAAAACCGTCGACGACGGCGACTTCTTCGAGATCCAGCCGGCGCACGCCGCGAACATCATCACCGGCTTCGCCCGCGTGGAGGGGCGAACGATCGGAATCGTCGCCAACCAGCCGGTGGTGCTCGCCGGGGTGCTCGACATCAAATCGTCGAAGAAGGCCGCGCGCTTCGTGCGCTTCTGCGACGCGTTCGACATTCCGATCATCACCTTCGTCGACGTGCCCGGCTTCCTTCCGGGCGTCGCGCAGGAGCATGAAGGGATCATCAAGAACGGCGCCAAATTGCTGTTCGCCTATGCCGAGGCGACCGTGCCGAAGATCACCGTGATCACGCGCAAGGCCTATGGCGGCGCCTACGACGTGATGGCGAGCAAGCATTTGCGCGGCGACTTGAACTACGCCTGGCCGACGGCGGAAATCGCGGTGATGGGCGCCAAGGGCGCGGTGGAGATCATCTTCCGCGGAAAGACGCCCGAGGAGATCGCCGAGCGCACCGCCGAATATGAAGCCCGCTTCGCCAATCCGTTCGTCGCGGCGAGCAAGGGCTTCATCGACGAGGTGATCATGCCGCACTCCACGCGGCGGAGGATCGCGCTGGGCCTCAGGAAACTGCGCGACAAGCGGCTCGAGAACCCGTGGAAGAAGCATGACAATATCCCCCTATGA
- a CDS encoding 2-(1,2-epoxy-1,2-dihydrophenyl)acetyl-CoA isomerase (Catalyzes the reversible hydration of unsaturated fatty acyl-CoA to beta-hydroxyacyl-CoA) has translation MAFETIRYALTPATVGVITLDRPETLNALNAPMVDELRAAVEAAPGSGARCLLLAGEGRGFSSGADLASGGGLPSDAGMALEKHFNPLVEALFALPIPVVAAVNGPCAGAGCSLALAADIVIAGQSAYFLQAFVNIGLIPDAGATWLLPRLVGRARAMEMMMLGERIPAAQAAEWGMIARVVEDEALASEALALAARLAQGPTIAYGLIRRLARESGQCSLGEALAAERVAQREAGETEDFKAAVVAFLQKRQPSFVGR, from the coding sequence ATGGCGTTCGAAACCATCCGCTACGCTCTGACCCCGGCCACGGTCGGCGTGATCACGCTCGATCGCCCCGAGACCCTCAACGCGCTCAACGCCCCGATGGTCGACGAGCTTCGCGCGGCGGTCGAGGCCGCGCCCGGATCGGGCGCGCGCTGCCTGCTGCTGGCCGGGGAAGGACGGGGCTTCTCCAGCGGGGCGGACCTCGCCTCGGGCGGGGGGCTTCCCTCGGACGCGGGCATGGCGCTGGAGAAGCATTTCAATCCTTTGGTCGAAGCGCTCTTCGCGCTGCCGATCCCGGTGGTCGCTGCGGTGAACGGCCCCTGCGCGGGTGCGGGCTGCAGCCTGGCGCTCGCCGCCGACATCGTGATCGCCGGCCAATCGGCCTATTTCCTCCAGGCCTTCGTCAATATCGGCCTCATCCCGGACGCCGGAGCGACCTGGCTGCTGCCGCGCCTCGTCGGGCGGGCGCGGGCGATGGAGATGATGATGCTCGGCGAGCGGATCCCCGCGGCGCAGGCGGCGGAATGGGGGATGATCGCCCGGGTGGTCGAGGACGAGGCGCTGGCCTCCGAGGCGCTCGCCCTCGCGGCGCGCCTCGCGCAGGGACCGACGATCGCCTACGGCCTGATCCGACGGCTGGCGCGCGAGTCCGGCCAATGCTCCCTCGGCGAGGCGCTCGCCGCCGAGCGCGTCGCGCAGCGCGAGGCGGGGGAGACGGAGGATTTCAAGGCGGCGGTCGTCGCCTTCCTCCAGAAGCGCCAGCCAAGCTTCGTGGGGCGCTAA
- a CDS encoding HlyC/CorC family transporter, whose protein sequence is MEDDSPGAQNGRTFWSGLRALIFGDNGEATLRDQIEEAIESREGEVPSVGDLSHVERQMLLNILHFGEKTAGDVAVPRGDIYAVPASTGFEALIAAFSDAGHSRMPVFEESLDTVIGMIHVKDVFAVQTGGAPAPDDIRTLMRTPLYVPESMGVLDLLARMRAERVHLAIVVDEFGGTEGLITIEDVVEEIVGDIEDEHDDEVTDLLVPTGGGLWDADARAELEDVAKAIDARLGTVEEDVDTLGGLAFVLAGCVPKTGEMLEHPSGWRLEVVDSDTRRVRRLRLHPPEEEREAAD, encoded by the coding sequence ATGGAAGACGACAGTCCCGGCGCGCAGAACGGCCGGACATTCTGGAGCGGGCTTCGCGCCCTGATCTTCGGCGACAATGGCGAAGCCACCTTGCGCGACCAGATCGAGGAGGCGATCGAGAGCCGCGAGGGCGAGGTTCCGAGCGTCGGCGATCTCAGCCACGTCGAGCGGCAGATGCTGCTCAACATCCTCCACTTCGGCGAGAAGACCGCCGGCGACGTCGCCGTGCCGCGCGGCGACATCTACGCGGTGCCCGCCTCGACCGGATTCGAGGCGCTGATCGCCGCTTTCTCCGATGCCGGCCACAGCCGAATGCCGGTGTTCGAGGAGAGCCTCGATACCGTGATCGGCATGATCCACGTCAAGGACGTGTTCGCGGTGCAGACCGGCGGCGCCCCGGCGCCCGACGACATCCGAACGCTGATGCGCACCCCGCTCTACGTGCCCGAATCGATGGGCGTCCTCGACCTGCTCGCGCGGATGCGCGCCGAGCGGGTCCACCTCGCCATCGTCGTCGACGAATTCGGCGGAACCGAGGGGCTAATCACCATCGAGGACGTGGTCGAGGAGATCGTCGGCGACATCGAGGACGAGCATGACGACGAGGTGACCGACCTTCTGGTCCCGACCGGCGGCGGCCTGTGGGACGCGGACGCGCGGGCCGAGCTGGAGGACGTCGCCAAGGCGATCGACGCCCGGCTCGGGACGGTCGAGGAGGATGTCGACACGCTCGGCGGGCTGGCCTTCGTGCTCGCGGGCTGCGTTCCGAAGACCGGCGAGATGCTTGAACATCCCAGCGGCTGGCGACTGGAGGTGGTCGACAGCGACACCCGCCGCGTACGCCGCCTCCGCCTGCACCCGCCCGAGGAGGAGCGCGAGGCGGCCGACTGA
- the ybeY gene encoding rRNA maturation RNase YbeY: MRGPGDELRFLRSRTEPLPLVGRGSGGGAQRSCAPSFGRHPPPYPPPQGGRESASAVIGVETDVSDEWDGRTDWAALARRAVHAAVANSRHPGLSDSEVSILFTSDEEVRTLNSAWRGKDKATNVLSFPMADEGGLASAQLLGDIALAYGVCAREAAEKDVPIETHAAHLVVHGTLHLLGYDHETSEADAEAMEEVERRALASIGIADPYPVSESEVNS, translated from the coding sequence ATGAGGGGCCCGGGGGATGAGCTGCGGTTTCTCCGGTCGCGCACAGAACCCCTCCCCCTTGTGGGGAGGGGCAGCGGTGGGGGTGCGCAGCGAAGCTGCGCGCCGTCCTTCGGACGGCACCCCCCACCCTACCCTCCCCCACAAGGGGGGAGGGAAAGCGCCTCTGCTGTGATCGGCGTGGAAACCGACGTCTCGGACGAATGGGACGGCCGCACCGACTGGGCCGCCCTCGCCCGCCGCGCGGTCCATGCCGCGGTTGCCAACAGCCGACATCCGGGCCTTTCCGACAGCGAGGTCTCGATCCTGTTCACCTCCGACGAGGAGGTACGGACGCTCAATTCCGCCTGGCGCGGCAAGGATAAGGCGACCAACGTCCTTTCCTTCCCAATGGCTGATGAAGGCGGCCTGGCCAGCGCCCAGTTGCTCGGCGACATCGCGCTTGCTTACGGCGTCTGCGCCCGCGAGGCCGCGGAGAAGGACGTGCCGATCGAGACCCATGCCGCGCATCTGGTGGTGCACGGCACGCTTCATCTGCTAGGTTACGACCATGAAACGAGCGAGGCGGACGCCGAGGCGATGGAAGAGGTCGAGCGCCGGGCGCTCGCTTCCATCGGCATCGCCGATCCCTATCCAGTCAGCGAGAGCGAGGTAAATTCCTAA
- a CDS encoding PhoH family protein, giving the protein MAQNKKTDAAAGPRARVEIEFEQPHLLGPLFGEFDRNLVAIEDRLGVYIAARGAKVQIEGDPEAATRAREVLLGLYNRLDEGHDIDAELVNAIIAMSGQPTFDGIIAPEVVEPPKVMIRTRKKTIVPRSKQQAVYMEALNRDDMIFALGPAGTGKTYLAVAQAVQQLIGGSVDRLILSRPAVEAGERLGFLPGDMKEKVDPYLRPLYDALYDMLPTEQVERRIASGEIEIAPIAFMRGRTLSDAFIILDEAQNTTPQQMKMFLTRFGMRSRMVICGDPNQTDLPNGVTSGLNDAVGKLEGIEKIAMVRFGAGDVVRHPLVGRIVEAYEGPGG; this is encoded by the coding sequence ATGGCACAGAACAAGAAAACCGACGCCGCAGCCGGCCCCCGCGCTCGGGTGGAGATCGAGTTCGAGCAGCCGCATCTGCTCGGGCCTCTGTTCGGCGAGTTCGATCGAAACCTGGTGGCGATCGAGGACCGGCTCGGCGTCTATATCGCCGCGCGCGGCGCCAAGGTTCAGATCGAGGGCGATCCCGAGGCCGCGACTCGCGCCCGCGAGGTGCTGCTCGGGCTCTACAACCGGCTCGACGAGGGTCACGACATCGACGCCGAGCTGGTCAACGCGATCATCGCCATGTCGGGGCAGCCGACGTTCGACGGGATCATCGCCCCGGAAGTGGTCGAGCCGCCCAAGGTGATGATCCGCACGCGCAAGAAGACGATCGTCCCGCGCTCCAAGCAGCAGGCCGTCTACATGGAGGCGCTGAACCGGGACGACATGATCTTCGCGCTCGGCCCGGCGGGCACGGGAAAGACCTATCTCGCCGTCGCCCAGGCGGTTCAGCAATTGATCGGCGGAAGCGTCGACCGGCTGATCCTGTCGCGCCCCGCGGTCGAGGCCGGCGAGCGGCTCGGCTTCCTTCCCGGCGACATGAAGGAGAAGGTCGATCCCTATCTCCGGCCGCTCTACGATGCGCTCTACGACATGCTCCCGACCGAGCAGGTCGAGCGGCGGATCGCGTCCGGCGAGATCGAGATCGCGCCGATCGCCTTCATGCGCGGCCGAACGCTGAGCGATGCCTTCATCATCCTCGACGAGGCGCAGAACACCACGCCGCAGCAGATGAAGATGTTCCTGACCCGATTCGGAATGCGCAGCCGGATGGTGATCTGCGGCGATCCCAACCAGACCGACCTTCCCAATGGGGTGACGTCGGGCCTCAACGATGCGGTGGGCAAGCTGGAGGGGATCGAGAAGATCGCGATGGTCCGCTTCGGGGCCGGCGACGTGGTGCGGCATCCGCTCGTCGGGAGGATCGTCGAGGCCTATGAGGGGCCCGGGGGATGA